One Neodiprion pinetum isolate iyNeoPine1 chromosome 1, iyNeoPine1.2, whole genome shotgun sequence genomic window carries:
- the LOC124224795 gene encoding zinc finger MYM-type protein 1-like, with translation MNKPKDLSGSQKRKLKKARCEADKKSAVFFQGYVKRLRSDNEGGEYSQTTDDLDPACPPSKDAVDSDGNLDAQSVNTGDMTIATDRNNLAEKVIEKDSTVSNIDWQDPAKWPNNISDSSRVALVKLGPTKIDRNTIFPFDTDRRRFTIENCYRTLKNGEKMERSWLIYSKTKDSVYCFCCKLFGLRNIPTQLQSTGFRSWWHLQDSLSSHEKSKMHIECMTDWKELKVRLDCRKTIDDENQNLIQREETYWKQVLERLVEIIKHLAKRNMAFRGSVDRLYEPNNGNFLSQVELMAKFDPILSEHVRRVQSGDLQRVHYLGKETQNEFIDILGNAIFKEISRRVVAAKYYSIILDCTSDISHEEQMTAVVRFVTVSKNTVEICEHFIGFVVVDDTTGKGLYETLLDILKSNNLELNNCRGQGYDNGSNMKGKNSGVQARILKDNKRAFFVSCSCHNLNLVVSDAGHSSVTAELFFGVLQRLFAVFAASTQRWQILKEHVNISVKSLPETGWEGKINAVKAVRFQIAKIRDALQELCRMSQGKDAKLRSELRGLCFEIESLSFLIRLVVWYDVLQVINKISKASQCPKVDLHTAMNMIDGALLQLQTFRESGFKTCIATAKKMAGKLDISQTLPESRTPRTRRFFDYESQHDERPSDSMKRLEIEFFNKLCDIAISSLRERFEMTQNVCEPFSIIRNSDNFMRLDRNQILTKSKALENYMTGEDENNDIDGRELAEELESLKAYFVAAGMTDLSALVMISHIIDKGLDEIYPNFTVTLRIFLTLPVTSASGERTFSKLKLVKTYLRSTMCQDQLNGLAAMSIEDGICNELNFSDIIASFANKKSRKVPL, from the coding sequence ATGAACAAGCCCAAAGACTTATCAGGGTCCCAAAAgcggaaattaaaaaaagctcGATGTGAAGCGGACAAAAAAAgtgctgttttttttcaaggctATGTTAAGCGGTTGAGGTCTGATAATGAGGGTGGTGAATATAGCCAAACCACGGATGATTTAGACCCCGCTTGTCCACCTTCCAAGGACGCCGTAGATTCTGATGGAAATTTGGACGCTCAGTCAGTGAATACCGGAGATATGACGATAGCTACAGATAGAAACAACTTGGCAGAAAAAGTTATAGAAAAAGATTCTACAGTATCAAATATTGATTGGCAAGATCCTGCTAAGTGGCCGAATAACATCAGCGACAGTTCACGCGTAGCATTGGTAAAGCTAGGGCCTACAAAAATAGATCGGAATACAATTTTTCCTTTTGATACAGATCGCCGGCGCTTCACCATAGAAAATTGTTATCGAACCCTGAAGAATGGCGAAAAAATGGAGAGATCCtggttaatttattcaaagacTAAGGATTCCGTTTATTGTTTTTGCTGCAAATTGTTTGGCCTCCGCAACATTCCAACCCAATTGCAATCGACCGGATTTAGATCCTGGTGGCACTTGCAAGACAGTTTGAGCTCGCatgaaaaatccaaaatgCACATTGAATGCATGACAGACTGGAAAGAACTCAAAGTCCGTTTAGATTGTAGAAAAACCATCGATGatgagaatcaaaatttaatccAAAGAGAGGAAACCTATTGGAAACAAGTACTTGAAAGActcgttgaaataattaagCATTTAGCTAAGCGGAATATGGCATTTCGAGGTTCTGTCGATCGATTATACGAGCCGAATAACGGTAATTTCTTGAGCCAAGTTGAACTGATGGCGAAATTCGATCCTATTTTAAGCGAACATGTACGTCGAGTTCAAAGTGGGGACCTCCAGCGCGTTCACTATTTGGGAAAGGAAACTCAGAACGAATTCATTGACATACTGGGTaatgcaattttcaaagaaattagCAGGCGAGTGGTAGCCGCGAAATATTACTCCATAATTTTAGACTGCACCTCCGATATTAGTCATGAAGAACAAATGACTGCCGTTGTTCGATTTGTCACTGTGTCTAAAAACACCGTGGAAATTTGCGAGCATTTCATTGGCTTCGTTGTTGTAGACGATACAACTGGTAAGGGATTGTATGAAACGTTGTTAGATATCTTGAAATCAAACAATCTTGAATTGAATAACTGTCGGGGTCAAGGGTATGACAATGGCAGTAATATGAAAGGTAAAAATAGTGGTGTTCAGGCCAGAATTTTGAAGGATAATAAAAGAGCGTTTTTCGTTTCCTGCAGTTGTCACAACCTCAACCTAGTAGTTTCAGATGCCGGACATTCGTCCGTCACAGCTGAACTATTCTTTGGTGTTCTTCAAAGGCTATTCGCAGTCTTCGCTGCTTCAACCCAGAGGTGGCAAATATTGAAGGAGCACGTTAATATCAGTGTGAAATCATTGCCTGAAACTGGCTGGGAAGGGAAAATAAATGCTGTAAAAGCTGTGAGGTTCCAAATAGCAAAAATCAGAGATGCGTTGCAGGAACTTTGTCGAATGTCGCAAGGTAAAGATGCAAAGCTGAGATCGGAACTGAGAGGCCTATGTTTCGAAATTGAGTCATTGTCTTTTCTGATTAGATTGGTAGTATGGTATGATGTACTGCAAGTGATCAACAAAATCAGTAAAGCTTCACAATGTCCGAAAGTTGATTTGCATACTGCGATGAACATGATTGATGGTGCTCTTCTTCAATTACAAACCTTTCGAGAATCCGGTTTCAAAACTTGCATAGCCACCGCTAAAAAAATGGCTGGGAAGTTAGATATTTCACAAACTTTACCCGAATCACGTACCCCACGAACAAGACGATTCTTTGATTATGAGTCTCAGCACGACGAACGACCTAGCGATTCGATGAAAAGgttagaaattgaatttttcaacaaattatgCGATATAGCGATATCAAGCCTACGCGAACGTTTCGAAATGACCCAAAACGTTTGTGAACCATTTAGTATCATCCGAAACTCGGATAACTTTATGAGATTGGACAGAAACCAAATTTTGACTAAGTCCAAGGCTTTAGAAAATTATATGACTGGTGAAGACGAGAACAATGACATTGATGGTCGGGAGCTTGCCGAAGAACTGGAATCTTTAAAAGCTTACTTCGTAGCCGCTGGAATGACCGACTTGAGTGCACTCGTTATGATATCGCACATTATTGATAAAGGTCTGGATGAGATATATCCAAATTTCACTGTGACCTTAAGAATTTTCTTAACATTACCAGTAACCTCCGCGTCGGGTGAAAGGACCTTCTCAAAGCTAAAGCTCGTCAAAACTTACCTGCGATCCACTATGTGCCAAGATCAACTGAATGGTTTAGCTGCGATGTCAATTGAGGATGGAATTTGCAACGAGTTGAATTTCAGCGATATTATAGCATCTTTTGCGAACAAAAAATCTCGCAAAGTCCCACTTTAA